The Metabacillus litoralis genome contains a region encoding:
- a CDS encoding TetR/AcrR family transcriptional regulator — protein sequence MTETISGKEKILETALTEFADKGYEGARVDRIAIEAGVNKALIYYHFKSKEELYVSTINYLFKKAAPTELKIPSSLTVREKMLLVIRHFTTFIHYNPTFVKIMDQAVNNGNSLFDNLYEQNLYFQKVIALYFEGVTKGEIRIIDEPVDYLISLLGSCYFFYSHRNALYKFYSSHLDEKEFLEMRIRTVQDIVDRVLFQK from the coding sequence ATGACAGAGACAATTTCTGGTAAAGAAAAGATTTTGGAGACGGCATTAACTGAATTTGCCGATAAGGGGTACGAAGGGGCAAGAGTAGATCGGATTGCAATTGAAGCTGGCGTAAATAAGGCTCTAATTTATTATCATTTTAAAAGCAAAGAAGAGCTTTATGTATCAACGATTAACTATTTATTTAAAAAAGCAGCACCAACAGAATTAAAAATACCCTCTTCTTTAACTGTTAGAGAAAAAATGTTACTTGTAATAAGGCACTTCACAACGTTTATTCATTATAACCCGACTTTTGTAAAAATCATGGATCAAGCTGTTAATAATGGCAATAGCCTTTTTGACAATTTATACGAACAAAACCTCTATTTTCAAAAGGTTATAGCATTATACTTCGAGGGAGTCACAAAAGGAGAAATTAGAATCATTGATGAGCCAGTCGATTATTTGATTTCCCTTTTAGGATCTTGTTACTTCTTCTACTCCCATCGAAATGCCTTATATAAATTTTATAGTAGCCATTTGGATGAAAAGGAGTTTCTTGAAATGCGTATCCGGACAGTACAGGATATTGTAGATCGGGTTTTATTTCAAAAATAA
- the cdaA gene encoding diadenylate cyclase CdaA, which produces MGYEDLPILQYLRIAVDILLVWYVIYKLIMVARGTKAVQLLKGITVIIVVRMLSHYFGLSTLQWLMDQAITWGFLAIIIIFQPELRRALEQLGRGRFFSRSGQPGEDDPEIIVESIVKATDYMAKRRIGALMSIEKETGMSDYIETGIALNSRISSELLINLFIPNTPLHDGAVIIQKNQVAAAACYLPLSESPFISKELGTRHRAALGISEVTDSLTIIVSEETGSVSAARNSELHRNLNQDELREILQKELHSATKTVSSNRWHWRGKKDG; this is translated from the coding sequence ATGGGTTATGAGGATTTACCAATATTGCAATACCTCCGTATAGCTGTTGACATTCTCCTTGTATGGTACGTTATCTATAAATTAATAATGGTAGCAAGGGGAACTAAAGCTGTACAGTTGTTAAAAGGAATTACCGTGATTATTGTTGTTCGAATGCTTAGTCATTATTTTGGGCTAAGTACTCTACAATGGTTAATGGACCAAGCAATAACATGGGGATTTCTAGCCATCATCATAATATTTCAACCAGAGCTACGTAGAGCCTTGGAACAATTAGGAAGAGGTCGCTTTTTTTCCAGAAGCGGTCAGCCTGGTGAAGATGATCCTGAAATAATAGTCGAATCTATTGTGAAGGCAACAGACTATATGGCAAAACGTCGTATTGGTGCACTTATGTCGATAGAAAAAGAAACTGGGATGAGTGATTACATAGAAACAGGAATCGCATTAAATTCAAGAATCTCATCTGAGTTATTAATTAATCTTTTTATTCCTAACACACCTCTTCATGATGGTGCTGTTATTATTCAAAAAAATCAAGTGGCTGCGGCAGCTTGTTATCTGCCTTTATCAGAAAGTCCATTCATATCCAAGGAATTGGGTACACGACATCGTGCAGCACTTGGAATCAGTGAAGTTACCGATAGTCTTACAATTATAGTGTCAGAAGAAACAGGAAGCGTTTCTGCTGCTAGAAACAGTGAGCTGCATCGAAATTTAAATCAAGATGAATTAAGAGAGATTTTACAAAAAGAATTACATTCTGCAACAAAAACTGTTTCCTCAAACCGTTGGCATTGGAGGGGGAAAAAAGATGGATAG
- a CDS encoding anti-sigma factor family protein, with amino-acid sequence MSCSSEYVQLLHKYLDLELTPSEEKMVKDHLHTCESCYQHFHELEKAVALVKSTSHIEAPLNFTEAVMNNLPREKRTVSWNRWLKSHPLLTAASLFIVLMTGSLLSAWNEDQHFSVSKQSNLVVENSKVIVPKDEVVKGDVIVKNGTLTIEGTVDGDVTVINGEQFMASAGQVTGEIEEVDEMFEWLWYHMKSVSKEVVEVFN; translated from the coding sequence ATGAGCTGTTCTTCAGAATATGTTCAACTATTGCATAAATATTTGGATCTTGAATTAACACCAAGTGAGGAAAAAATGGTTAAGGACCATCTTCATACATGTGAGTCTTGTTATCAGCACTTTCATGAACTTGAAAAGGCTGTTGCTCTAGTCAAAAGCACATCACATATTGAAGCTCCTCTTAACTTTACTGAAGCTGTTATGAATAATCTTCCGCGAGAAAAAAGAACTGTTTCATGGAATCGTTGGTTAAAAAGTCACCCACTATTAACGGCAGCATCTCTTTTTATTGTTTTGATGACTGGGAGCTTGCTTTCTGCATGGAATGAAGATCAACATTTTAGTGTATCGAAACAAAGTAATTTAGTTGTTGAAAATAGTAAAGTTATCGTTCCTAAAGATGAAGTTGTTAAAGGTGATGTAATTGTTAAAAATGGAACATTAACGATTGAGGGTACAGTTGATGGAGATGTGACAGTTATAAATGGAGAGCAATTCATGGCTTCTGCTGGTCAAGTAACTGGAGAAATTGAGGAAGTTGATGAAATGTTTGAATGGTTATGGTATCACATGAAATCTGTTTCTAAAGAAGTCGTAGAGGTATTTAACTAG
- a CDS encoding CdaR family protein → MDRLMNNHWVMRIIALFLAIMLYASVNIESGSQGGTQSTNPFNSSPSLDKATVTDVPVVTYFDQENLVVTGVPETVNVTLEGPTVALTKARTVKDFEIYADLNKLSIGTHRVQLKMKNLSEDLEASINPSTITVSIEEKVTKDFPVEVDFTNEDKLEEGYTPDQPIVNPNSIRVTASKEVIDRIETVQATVNLETAKETINQESRITIYDSDGNILPVEVEPSVVDVTVPIKSPSKTLPFKISREGELEKGLSILSIEPNPKEITVYGPLDVLEKYEFLDGIKVDLSEIQKDTTIEVDVPVPEGITKVSPEKIKIEIDIEEQQEKVFSSQKIQEVGLSEGKVFDYIDPDSGAMDLTVYGAPSVINDIKSDDIELYINLSDLADGEHEVEVQVNGPQNLTWSLQKEKVKVRISSAS, encoded by the coding sequence ATGGATAGGTTGATGAATAACCATTGGGTAATGAGGATTATTGCCTTGTTCCTGGCAATCATGCTATATGCATCCGTTAATATAGAATCTGGCTCTCAAGGAGGAACCCAATCAACAAATCCTTTTAATTCTTCTCCCTCATTGGATAAGGCAACTGTCACGGATGTGCCAGTCGTTACATACTTTGATCAAGAAAATCTTGTTGTTACAGGTGTGCCAGAAACAGTTAATGTAACATTAGAGGGTCCAACGGTTGCATTAACAAAAGCAAGGACAGTTAAAGATTTTGAGATATATGCTGATTTAAATAAATTATCAATAGGTACTCATCGAGTTCAACTTAAAATGAAAAACTTATCCGAGGATTTAGAGGCAAGTATTAATCCTTCTACTATCACAGTTTCAATTGAAGAGAAGGTTACAAAGGATTTCCCAGTTGAGGTTGATTTTACAAATGAAGATAAATTAGAGGAAGGATACACACCTGATCAACCAATTGTAAATCCAAACAGTATTCGAGTTACAGCATCAAAAGAGGTTATTGACCGTATCGAAACGGTTCAGGCAACAGTGAATTTAGAAACTGCTAAGGAAACGATTAACCAGGAATCTAGAATTACGATTTATGACAGCGATGGAAACATTCTTCCAGTGGAAGTAGAACCGTCTGTTGTAGATGTTACAGTACCAATTAAAAGCCCAAGTAAAACCCTCCCTTTTAAAATAAGCAGGGAAGGTGAGCTTGAAAAGGGTTTAAGTATCTTAAGTATAGAACCTAATCCAAAAGAAATTACTGTATATGGACCACTTGATGTTCTTGAAAAATATGAATTTCTAGATGGTATAAAAGTAGACCTTTCTGAGATTCAAAAGGATACAACTATAGAAGTGGATGTCCCGGTACCGGAGGGCATCACGAAAGTTAGTCCGGAAAAAATTAAGATTGAAATAGATATCGAAGAGCAACAAGAAAAGGTATTTTCCAGTCAAAAAATACAGGAAGTAGGGCTTTCTGAAGGAAAGGTCTTCGACTATATTGATCCCGATTCAGGAGCAATGGATCTTACCGTTTACGGAGCTCCGAGTGTGATTAATGACATAAAATCAGATGATATTGAATTATATATAAACCTGTCAGATTTAGCGGATGGTGAACATGAGGTGGAAGTTCAAGTTAATGGTCCTCAAAATCTTACTTGGTCATTGCAAAAAGAAAAGGTAAAAGTGAGAATTTCTTCAGCCTCTTAA
- the glmM gene encoding phosphoglucosamine mutase, whose amino-acid sequence MGKYFGTDGVRGVANSELTPELAFKIGRFGGYVLTKDKERPKVIIGRDTRISGHMLEGALVAGLLSIGAEVMRLGVISTPGVAFLTKALGAEAGVMISASHNPVEDNGIKYFGPDGFKLSDEQELEIERLMDEEEDTLPRPVGKNLGQVNDYFEGGQKYLQFLKQTVDEDFTGIHVALDCAHGATSSLATHLFADLDADVSTMGTSPNGLNINDGVGSTHPEALAAFLKEKNADIGLAFDGDGDRLIAVDENGDIVDGDQIMYICAKFLNSEGRLKKNTVVSTVMSNLGFYKGLEEHAINSIPTAVGDRYVVEEMKRNDYNLGGEQSGHIIFLDYNTTGDGLLTGLQLVNIMKLTGKKLSELANEMTKYPQLLINVKVTDKHRVTENEKVSEIISAVEEEMNGNGRILVRPSGTEPLVRVMAEAPTEEQCRDYVNRIVAVVKEEMGME is encoded by the coding sequence ATGGGAAAGTATTTTGGTACAGATGGAGTACGAGGAGTTGCAAATAGTGAATTAACACCTGAATTAGCCTTTAAAATTGGTCGATTTGGTGGATATGTTCTAACAAAGGATAAAGAAAGACCAAAGGTTATTATAGGGAGAGATACTCGTATCTCAGGGCATATGTTAGAAGGGGCTCTTGTAGCAGGACTACTATCAATAGGAGCTGAGGTGATGCGTTTAGGTGTGATCTCAACACCAGGTGTAGCTTTCTTAACTAAGGCTCTTGGTGCGGAAGCAGGGGTCATGATTTCAGCATCACATAATCCTGTAGAAGACAACGGAATTAAATATTTCGGTCCAGACGGTTTTAAACTTTCTGATGAACAAGAGCTTGAGATTGAAAGACTAATGGATGAAGAAGAAGATACATTACCGAGACCTGTTGGTAAGAATTTAGGACAAGTAAATGATTATTTTGAAGGTGGACAAAAATATTTACAATTCCTAAAACAGACAGTTGACGAAGACTTTACTGGTATACATGTAGCGTTAGATTGTGCACATGGAGCTACATCATCTCTTGCTACACATTTATTTGCAGATCTTGATGCAGATGTATCTACAATGGGAACATCACCTAATGGGCTAAACATTAATGACGGGGTAGGATCGACACATCCAGAAGCTTTAGCAGCTTTCTTAAAGGAGAAGAATGCTGATATTGGTTTAGCATTTGATGGAGATGGTGATCGCCTCATTGCTGTTGATGAAAACGGTGATATTGTTGATGGTGATCAGATTATGTACATTTGTGCAAAATTCTTAAATAGTGAAGGTCGATTAAAAAAGAACACTGTTGTTTCAACAGTAATGAGTAACTTAGGCTTTTACAAAGGGTTAGAAGAGCATGCTATTAATAGCATTCCGACCGCTGTTGGAGACCGTTATGTTGTAGAAGAAATGAAAAGAAATGATTATAACCTGGGTGGAGAACAATCAGGTCATATTATCTTCCTTGACTATAACACAACGGGTGACGGTCTTCTTACGGGATTACAATTAGTTAATATTATGAAGTTAACAGGTAAAAAATTATCTGAACTTGCAAATGAAATGACAAAGTATCCACAGTTGTTGATAAACGTAAAAGTAACGGATAAACATAGAGTGACTGAAAATGAAAAGGTAAGTGAAATCATTTCTGCTGTTGAAGAAGAAATGAACGGTAACGGCCGTATATTAGTGCGTCCTTCAGGAACAGAACCACTTGTCCGTGTTATGGCAGAAGCTCCAACAGAAGAGCAATGTCGTGACTATGTTAATCGAATTGTTGCTGTAGTAAAAGAAGAAATGGGTATGGAATAA
- the glmS gene encoding glutamine--fructose-6-phosphate transaminase (isomerizing) yields MCGIVGYIGKQDSKEILLKGLEKLEYRGYDSAGIAAMNQDGVHIFKEKGRIAKLREIVDEKVEATTGIGHTRWATHGVPSQVNAHPHQSTSSRFTLVHNGVIENYSIIKREHLTGVEFKSDTDTEIIVQVIEKFVHEGLEVEEAFRQTLSILKGSYAIALLDEQNPDMIYVAKNKSPLLVGLGDGSFNVVASDAMAMLQVTDQYVEIMDKEMVFVERETVTIKDLKGNVIERAPYKAELDASDIEKGTYPHYMLKEIDEQPLVTRKIIAKYRNENGGLTVDEDIVNAVNAADRIYIIAAGTSYHAGLIGKQFIENWAKTPVEVHIASEFSYNMPLLSANPLFIFISQSGETADSRSVLVQIKELGHKALTITNVPGSTLSREADYTMLLHAGPEIAVASTKAYTAQLAVLSILAAVAAEGKGRSLEFDLTKELGIVANAMEVLCDQKEEMEEIAKEYFATTRNAFFIGRSVDYYVGLEGALKLKEISYIQAEGFAGGELKHGTIALIENGTPIIALSTQEHVNLSIRGNVKEVVARGANPCIISMKGLEEEDDRFVLPLVHEQLAPLVSVVPLQLISYYAALHRGCDVDKPRNLAKSVTVE; encoded by the coding sequence ATGTGCGGAATCGTTGGTTATATTGGCAAACAGGACTCTAAAGAAATTTTGTTAAAAGGCTTAGAAAAATTAGAATACCGTGGATATGATTCAGCAGGTATCGCTGCTATGAATCAAGATGGCGTTCATATTTTTAAGGAAAAGGGTCGTATTGCTAAGCTACGTGAAATCGTTGATGAAAAAGTTGAAGCAACTACTGGGATTGGTCATACTAGATGGGCAACACATGGTGTTCCAAGTCAAGTAAATGCACATCCACATCAAAGTACTTCATCAAGATTTACACTTGTTCATAACGGTGTTATTGAGAATTACTCAATCATAAAGCGTGAACATCTAACTGGTGTTGAGTTTAAAAGTGACACAGACACTGAAATTATTGTTCAAGTGATTGAGAAATTTGTTCATGAAGGATTAGAGGTTGAAGAGGCGTTCCGTCAAACGTTATCAATCTTAAAAGGCTCCTACGCAATTGCCTTATTAGATGAGCAAAATCCGGATATGATCTACGTAGCTAAAAATAAAAGTCCACTACTTGTTGGTTTAGGAGACGGTAGCTTTAATGTTGTTGCTTCAGATGCAATGGCAATGCTGCAAGTAACTGATCAATACGTAGAAATTATGGATAAAGAAATGGTATTCGTTGAACGCGAAACAGTTACAATTAAAGATTTAAAAGGTAACGTAATTGAACGTGCTCCTTATAAAGCAGAGCTTGATGCAAGCGATATTGAAAAGGGCACATATCCTCACTACATGTTAAAAGAAATTGATGAACAGCCATTAGTAACTAGAAAAATCATTGCTAAATACCGTAATGAAAATGGTGGTCTAACGGTTGATGAAGATATCGTAAATGCAGTTAATGCAGCAGATCGAATTTATATTATTGCAGCGGGAACTAGTTACCATGCTGGTTTAATCGGTAAGCAATTCATTGAAAATTGGGCGAAGACTCCAGTAGAAGTGCATATTGCAAGTGAGTTTTCTTATAATATGCCATTACTATCAGCAAATCCATTATTTATCTTTATCTCACAAAGTGGTGAAACCGCAGATAGCCGCTCAGTACTAGTGCAAATTAAAGAGCTTGGTCACAAAGCGTTAACGATTACGAATGTGCCAGGATCTACTTTATCTCGTGAAGCGGATTATACGATGTTATTACATGCGGGCCCTGAAATCGCTGTTGCTTCTACAAAAGCATATACAGCACAATTAGCTGTTCTTTCCATTCTTGCAGCAGTTGCAGCTGAAGGAAAAGGCCGCTCATTGGAATTTGATTTAACAAAAGAACTTGGTATTGTAGCAAATGCAATGGAAGTACTTTGTGATCAAAAAGAAGAAATGGAAGAAATTGCGAAGGAATACTTTGCAACAACTAGAAATGCTTTCTTTATCGGACGCTCTGTAGACTATTATGTTGGATTAGAAGGAGCATTAAAGCTGAAAGAAATCTCTTACATTCAAGCAGAAGGTTTTGCTGGTGGAGAATTAAAGCATGGTACAATTGCTCTTATTGAGAATGGTACACCAATTATTGCTTTATCAACTCAAGAACACGTCAACCTAAGTATTCGTGGGAATGTAAAAGAAGTTGTGGCACGTGGTGCAAATCCATGTATCATTTCTATGAAAGGCTTAGAAGAAGAAGACGATCGCTTCGTTCTTCCACTTGTTCATGAACAGCTTGCACCTTTAGTATCAGTAGTACCATTACAACTGATCTCTTACTATGCAGCATTACACCGTGGCTGTGACGTTGATAAGCCACGTAACCTTGCTAAGAGTGTGACGGTTGAGTAA
- a CDS encoding phytoene desaturase family protein, with product MKKVLVVGAGLGGLFTAGLLAGRGHQVTVVERSPILGGRSHVLKKDGFTLGYGAHAILAPKAHPVKSIFKELNINLTYNKASLSKFKLFKDSKLLSTPLGSGILTSPAIHGMMNHFVFLKKFIQMVKSKPTFDPNVTVEDWINENIKDGTIAKVIKAYATLSVYDGALDCYSMNAFVELANCEYSNNEPLAYAAYDELLDKLKTHILVNGGEIQLGCKVEALIIQDGKVVGVETKEQNLYAENVVLNLPPQAIENMIKNDSLIEELSPYFNQTPQFVYVYDLMLSKPLRKDITNILDLDENVYMNDYTLNVPSSVTNNGQLLSCLKFLSKQEQQDDCHAEQSKKSVERILDSVYTGWRQHTVGSRIINRAMVNGIARHTGNKLIPFESKNVDSLYFVGDSTSGRGGLGLPAYESAWLVSEKIDIKNSIKHVSNV from the coding sequence ATGAAAAAGGTTCTTGTTGTTGGAGCAGGTTTAGGTGGGTTATTTACAGCAGGTTTATTAGCAGGAAGGGGACATCAAGTCACAGTAGTTGAACGATCACCAATTTTAGGTGGCAGGTCACACGTTTTAAAAAAGGATGGGTTTACCTTAGGTTATGGAGCCCATGCCATCTTGGCTCCAAAAGCACACCCCGTAAAAAGTATCTTCAAAGAGTTAAACATTAATTTAACATATAATAAAGCAAGTCTATCTAAATTCAAGCTCTTTAAGGATAGCAAATTACTATCTACCCCTTTAGGATCAGGTATTCTAACATCACCTGCCATTCATGGGATGATGAATCATTTTGTGTTTTTAAAAAAATTCATCCAAATGGTGAAATCAAAGCCAACGTTCGATCCTAATGTAACAGTAGAGGATTGGATAAACGAAAACATAAAAGATGGAACTATAGCAAAGGTAATCAAGGCATATGCAACTCTATCCGTCTATGATGGAGCATTGGATTGTTATTCCATGAACGCTTTTGTCGAGCTTGCAAACTGTGAATATTCAAACAACGAGCCACTTGCATATGCAGCATATGATGAATTATTGGATAAGTTAAAAACACATATTTTAGTAAACGGTGGAGAAATCCAATTAGGTTGTAAGGTCGAAGCGCTTATTATTCAAGATGGAAAAGTGGTAGGGGTTGAAACAAAGGAACAAAACTTATATGCAGAAAATGTTGTATTGAACTTGCCTCCTCAAGCTATAGAGAATATGATTAAAAATGATTCTTTAATTGAAGAACTTAGCCCCTATTTTAACCAAACACCACAGTTTGTATATGTTTATGATTTAATGCTATCTAAGCCTTTAAGAAAAGATATAACAAACATATTGGATCTTGACGAAAACGTATATATGAATGATTACACCTTAAATGTTCCTTCATCGGTTACAAATAACGGGCAGCTACTCTCGTGTTTAAAGTTTTTAAGTAAACAGGAGCAGCAAGACGATTGCCATGCAGAGCAGTCCAAAAAATCAGTAGAAAGAATTCTCGACAGCGTCTATACCGGATGGAGACAGCACACAGTTGGATCAAGAATAATAAATAGGGCAATGGTGAACGGAATTGCAAGACATACTGGTAATAAACTCATTCCATTTGAAAGTAAGAATGTGGATTCCCTCTATTTTGTTGGAGATTCTACGTCTGGTCGTGGAGGCCTAGGATTGCCAGCATATGAGAGTGCTTGGCTAGTTTCGGAGAAAATTGATATAAAAAATTCAATTAAGCATGTTAGTAATGTCTAA
- the glpK gene encoding glycerol kinase GlpK: MEKKYILSLDQGTTSSRAILFNKKGEIVEVAQREFPQYFPKPGWVEHNPQEIWSSILAVIAEVLAKKDISPKEIASIGITNQRETAVVWDRETGKPVYNAIVWQSRQTADICEELKEKGYNDLFREKTGLLIDAYFSGTKVKWILDHVEGAREKANERKLLFGTIDTWLIWKLSGGQKHVTDYTNASRTLMYNIYNLEWDKEILEILDIPQSMLPEVCSSSEVYAETVDYHFFGEAVPIAGVAGDQQAALFGQACYEKGMAKNTYGTGCFMLMNTGEKAVPSANGLLTTIAWGVDGKVEYALEGSIFVAGSAIQWLRDGIKMIENAPQSEDYASKVDSTDGVYVVPAFVGLGTPYWDSDARGAVFGLTRGTTKEHFVRATLESLAYQTKDVLTAMEADSGIELKKLRVDGGAVKNNMLMNFQSDLLNVPVERPVINETTALGAAYLAGLAVGFWKDREEIASQWKVDQSFDPTMDEDQRNELYEGWQEAVKATMSFKPNKKGKKQTT, from the coding sequence ATGGAAAAGAAATATATTTTATCGTTAGATCAGGGTACAACAAGCTCCAGAGCTATTCTATTTAATAAAAAGGGTGAAATTGTTGAGGTTGCTCAAAGAGAGTTTCCTCAGTATTTTCCAAAACCAGGCTGGGTGGAACATAATCCACAAGAAATTTGGAGCTCTATCTTAGCAGTTATTGCAGAAGTTCTTGCTAAAAAAGATATTTCGCCAAAAGAAATTGCAAGCATCGGAATTACGAACCAACGTGAAACAGCAGTAGTATGGGACCGTGAAACTGGAAAGCCTGTCTACAATGCGATTGTCTGGCAATCAAGACAAACAGCAGATATTTGTGAAGAGCTAAAAGAAAAAGGATATAATGATCTTTTTCGTGAAAAAACAGGCTTATTAATAGATGCCTATTTTTCAGGAACAAAGGTTAAATGGATTCTTGACCATGTTGAAGGTGCAAGAGAAAAAGCGAACGAAAGGAAACTTTTGTTTGGAACAATTGATACATGGTTAATCTGGAAACTATCAGGTGGGCAGAAGCATGTTACTGACTATACAAATGCGTCAAGAACACTAATGTATAATATCTACAATTTAGAATGGGATAAAGAAATTTTGGAGATTCTAGATATCCCACAATCGATGCTACCTGAAGTTTGTTCTTCATCAGAAGTTTATGCAGAAACAGTAGATTATCACTTTTTTGGTGAAGCTGTTCCAATTGCAGGGGTGGCAGGTGACCAGCAGGCTGCATTGTTTGGGCAGGCTTGCTATGAAAAAGGGATGGCAAAAAACACATATGGAACAGGTTGCTTTATGTTAATGAATACAGGTGAAAAAGCAGTTCCATCAGCAAATGGATTGTTAACAACAATTGCTTGGGGCGTTGATGGGAAAGTTGAGTATGCTCTAGAAGGAAGTATTTTTGTTGCGGGGTCTGCAATTCAATGGTTACGTGATGGAATTAAAATGATTGAAAATGCCCCACAATCAGAAGACTATGCTTCAAAGGTCGATTCGACTGATGGCGTATACGTCGTTCCTGCTTTCGTAGGATTAGGCACACCTTATTGGGATAGTGATGCACGAGGTGCGGTGTTTGGATTAACTCGTGGAACAACGAAAGAACATTTTGTACGTGCAACCCTTGAATCTCTTGCTTATCAAACAAAGGATGTATTAACAGCAATGGAAGCAGACTCAGGAATTGAACTGAAAAAATTACGCGTAGATGGTGGAGCAGTGAAAAACAATATGCTCATGAATTTCCAAAGTGATCTTCTCAATGTTCCTGTAGAGCGTCCAGTTATAAATGAAACAACAGCTTTAGGAGCTGCTTATTTAGCAGGTTTAGCAGTAGGCTTCTGGAAGGACCGTGAAGAAATTGCCTCACAATGGAAGGTAGATCAATCATTTGATCCTACTATGGATGAGGATCAAAGAAATGAGCTATATGAAGGCTGGCAGGAAGCAGTAAAGGCAACAATGAGCTTTAAGCCAAATAAAAAGGGTAAAAAGCAAACGACTTAA
- a CDS encoding MIP/aquaporin family protein, with product MSAFLGEIIGTMILIIFGGGVVGGVVLNKSKAQDSGWIVITLGWGFAVAFGAYAVGSVSGAHLNPAVTIGFASIGAFPWADVPSYIAGQMIGAFLGATIVWLYYYPHWQATEDKAAKLAVFSTDPAIAHTPSNFISEVIGTAVLIFGLLSIGANEFTEGLNPIIVGFFITAIGLSLGGTTGYAINPARDLGPRIAHFLLPIAGKGSSNWKYAWIPVIGPIVGGVLGAQFHHAVFVGGSINALYILIGLLVVIALVVKVSHTNKGIVAKKQEIM from the coding sequence GTGTCAGCATTTTTAGGGGAAATTATAGGAACGATGATTTTAATTATTTTCGGTGGTGGTGTAGTAGGTGGTGTTGTGCTTAATAAATCAAAGGCACAGGACTCTGGTTGGATTGTTATTACATTAGGCTGGGGGTTTGCAGTAGCATTTGGAGCTTATGCTGTTGGAAGTGTAAGCGGTGCACATTTAAATCCAGCGGTTACAATTGGTTTCGCCTCTATTGGTGCGTTCCCATGGGCAGATGTTCCATCATATATTGCCGGGCAAATGATCGGGGCATTCCTCGGTGCTACGATTGTATGGTTATATTATTACCCACACTGGCAGGCAACGGAAGATAAAGCTGCAAAATTAGCGGTCTTTTCTACAGATCCAGCCATTGCACATACACCTTCTAACTTTATAAGTGAAGTGATAGGTACAGCTGTTTTAATTTTTGGTCTCCTATCAATTGGTGCTAACGAATTTACAGAAGGGTTAAATCCGATTATAGTTGGTTTCTTTATCACAGCCATTGGATTATCACTAGGTGGTACAACAGGTTATGCAATAAATCCTGCACGTGACCTAGGTCCGCGTATTGCACACTTTTTACTCCCGATTGCAGGGAAAGGTTCTTCTAACTGGAAATATGCTTGGATTCCTGTTATAGGTCCAATTGTTGGTGGTGTTCTTGGTGCACAATTTCATCACGCGGTGTTTGTTGGTGGTTCTATTAACGCCCTTTATATTTTAATAGGATTATTAGTAGTAATTGCGTTGGTTGTAAAAGTATCTCACACAAATAAAGGAATTGTAGCAAAAAAACAAGAAATAATGTAA